A single genomic interval of Bradyrhizobium sp. sBnM-33 harbors:
- the rpsQ gene encoding 30S ribosomal protein S17 — translation MPKRTLQGVVVSDKQAKTVVVRVDRRFTHPIYKKTIRRSKNYHAHDENNEFKPGDMVWIEESKPISKLKRWTVVRGEQKKTA, via the coding sequence ATGCCGAAACGTACCCTTCAGGGCGTGGTCGTGAGCGACAAGCAAGCCAAGACGGTGGTGGTGCGCGTCGATCGCCGCTTCACCCATCCGATCTACAAGAAGACGATCCGCCGCTCCAAGAACTACCACGCGCATGACGAGAACAACGAGTTCAAGCCGGGCGACATGGTGTGGATCGAGGAAAGCAAGCCGATCTCGAAGTTGAAGCGCTGGACCGTGGTCCGGGGCGAACAGAAGAAAACGGCCTGA
- the rplR gene encoding 50S ribosomal protein L18 encodes MSLKVTNARRKQRVRNSLRRSANGRPRLSVFRSSKHIYAQVIDDLKGETLASASSLEKTMREAGNTGANIDAAKAVGKLLAERAVKNGVKEVVFDRGQYLYHGRVKALADAARESGLSF; translated from the coding sequence ATGTCACTCAAGGTTACGAATGCCCGGCGCAAGCAGCGAGTGCGCAACTCGCTGCGCCGGTCCGCCAATGGACGCCCGCGTCTGTCGGTGTTCCGTTCGTCGAAGCACATCTACGCCCAGGTCATCGACGACCTGAAGGGCGAGACGCTGGCTTCCGCCTCGTCGCTGGAAAAGACCATGCGCGAGGCCGGCAACACCGGCGCCAACATCGATGCGGCCAAGGCCGTCGGCAAGCTGCTGGCGGAACGCGCCGTGAAGAACGGCGTCAAGGAAGTGGTGTTCGATCGCGGTCAGTATCTCTACCACGGGCGCGTCAAGGCGCTCGCGGACGCCGCTCGCGAAAGCGGACTGAGCTTCTAA
- the rpsS gene encoding 30S ribosomal protein S19 gives MVRSVWKGPFVEASLLKKADAARASGRHDVIKIWSRRSTILPQFVGLVFGVYNGQKHVPVSVNEEMVGHKFGEFSPTRTFHGHSGDKKAKKA, from the coding sequence ATGGTTCGTTCAGTCTGGAAAGGCCCGTTCGTCGAAGCCTCTCTGCTCAAGAAGGCAGATGCTGCGCGCGCGTCCGGCCGTCACGACGTCATCAAGATCTGGAGCCGCCGCTCGACCATCCTGCCGCAATTCGTCGGCCTGGTGTTCGGCGTCTACAACGGCCAGAAGCACGTGCCGGTCTCGGTCAACGAGGAAATGGTGGGTCACAAGTTCGGCGAGTTCTCGCCGACCCGTACCTTCCATGGCCACTCGGGCGACAAGAAAGCCAAGAAGGCTTGA
- the rplO gene encoding 50S ribosomal protein L15, translating to MKLSDIADNAGSRKKRMRVGRGIGSGKGKTSGRGGKGQTARSGVRIKGFEGGQMPLHRRLPKRGFNNIFRLDFAEINLDRLQEAIDAKLVDTKETITAESLVKAGVIRRVKDGVRLLGRGELKSKLAIEVHGASKSAVAAVEKAGGTVKILAPAKKEEGEAA from the coding sequence ATGAAGCTCAGCGATATCGCCGACAACGCCGGCTCGCGCAAAAAGCGCATGCGCGTCGGCCGTGGGATCGGTTCCGGCAAGGGCAAGACTTCGGGCCGCGGCGGCAAGGGCCAGACCGCGCGTTCGGGCGTGCGCATCAAGGGTTTCGAGGGCGGCCAGATGCCGCTGCATCGCCGCCTGCCGAAGCGTGGCTTCAACAACATTTTTCGGCTCGACTTTGCCGAGATCAATCTCGACCGGCTGCAGGAGGCGATCGATGCCAAGCTGGTCGACACCAAGGAAACCATTACCGCGGAATCGCTGGTCAAGGCCGGCGTGATCCGTCGCGTGAAGGACGGCGTGCGGCTGCTCGGCCGCGGCGAACTCAAGTCCAAGCTCGCGATCGAGGTGCACGGCGCCTCGAAATCCGCGGTTGCGGCGGTCGAGAAGGCCGGCGGCACGGTGAAGATCCTGGCCCCAGCCAAGAAGGAAGAAGGCGAGGCGGCGTAA
- a CDS encoding adenylate kinase: protein MRLILLGPPGAGKGTQAQRLVQKYGIVQLSTGEMLRAAVAAETPVGLQAKDIMASGALVPDEIVIGIISDRLDQPDMKKGFILDGFPRTVPQAAALDELLKKKHIKLDAVIELRVNESALLNRVETRVAEMQARGEEVRIDDTPEVLSKRLASYRSMTEPLIHYYSERRKLATVDGMMTIEQVTREINRILSAVGAVEPKAARSAAPARKARAGTSKSAKPAGKKAAKTAGKAAKSAGKAKKAASKRALKATRTAASAAKGAARGRAAGKAKKTAKNTVRKAAKKVTKKRAKR from the coding sequence ATGAGATTGATCCTTTTGGGTCCGCCGGGCGCGGGCAAGGGGACCCAGGCACAGCGGCTGGTCCAGAAGTACGGCATCGTGCAGCTCTCGACCGGCGAAATGCTGCGTGCTGCGGTAGCCGCCGAAACGCCGGTCGGCCTGCAGGCCAAGGACATCATGGCGAGCGGTGCGCTGGTGCCGGATGAGATCGTGATCGGGATTATCTCCGACCGTCTCGATCAGCCCGACATGAAGAAGGGTTTCATTCTCGACGGCTTTCCGCGCACGGTGCCGCAGGCCGCTGCCCTCGACGAGCTCCTGAAGAAGAAGCACATCAAACTCGACGCCGTGATTGAACTGCGCGTCAACGAGAGCGCGCTTCTGAATCGCGTCGAGACGCGGGTTGCCGAGATGCAGGCCCGCGGCGAGGAAGTGCGAATCGACGACACCCCCGAAGTGCTGTCGAAGCGGCTGGCGAGCTACCGTTCGATGACCGAGCCGCTGATCCACTATTATTCCGAGCGTCGGAAGCTCGCTACCGTCGACGGCATGATGACCATCGAGCAGGTCACGCGGGAGATTAACCGGATCCTGTCCGCCGTCGGTGCGGTGGAACCCAAGGCCGCCAGGTCCGCGGCGCCGGCCAGGAAGGCCAGGGCGGGCACCAGCAAGAGCGCGAAGCCGGCGGGTAAAAAAGCTGCCAAAACCGCCGGGAAGGCGGCCAAATCGGCTGGAAAGGCTAAGAAAGCGGCCTCCAAGAGGGCTCTGAAGGCGACCCGCACCGCCGCGTCGGCTGCCAAAGGGGCTGCCAGGGGACGGGCGGCCGGCAAGGCCAAAAAGACCGCCAAGAACACCGTCCGCAAGGCTGCCAAAAAGGTCACGAAAAAGCGAGCTAAGCGATAG
- the rpmD gene encoding 50S ribosomal protein L30, which yields MAKAAKTIKVEQTGSAIRRHHSQRSTLIGLKLNKIGRVAELQDTPEVRGMISKVQHLVRIVGEQ from the coding sequence ATGGCCAAGGCCGCAAAGACGATCAAGGTCGAGCAGACCGGCAGCGCGATCCGCCGCCACCACTCGCAGCGTTCGACGCTGATCGGCCTCAAGCTCAACAAGATCGGCCGGGTAGCCGAGCTTCAGGATACGCCTGAGGTTCGCGGCATGATCAGCAAGGTTCAGCATCTCGTCCGCATCGTCGGCGAGCAGTAA
- the secY gene encoding preprotein translocase subunit SecY — translation MVSAAEQLAANLNFGALAKADELKKRIWFTLGALLVYRLGTYIPLPGIDPAAWEQVFKSQAGGILGMFNMFAGGGINRMAIFALNIMPYISASIIIQLLTTVSPKLEALKKEGEAGRKTLNQYTRYLTVILATFQAYGIAVGLQGAGNVVSEPGLFFLISTTVTLTGGTMFLMWLGEQITSRGIGNGISLIILAGIVAELPSALANMLELGRQGALSTGLILLVIVMAVVVIAFIVFMERAQRRLLIQYPKRQVGNKMFEGQSSHLPLKLNTSGVIPPIFASSLLLLPATVANFNAGQGPEWFQWLNTQLSHGRPLFLILYLGLIVFFAFFYTAIVFNPTETADNLKKHGGFIPGIRPGERTAEYIDYVLSRVTVLGAIYLAIVCLIPEILISYASVPFYFGGTSLLIVVSVTMDTVAQVQGYLLAHQYEGLIRKSKLRGRRR, via the coding sequence ATGGTCTCAGCAGCAGAACAACTTGCGGCAAACCTCAATTTCGGCGCTTTGGCCAAAGCCGACGAACTGAAGAAGCGCATCTGGTTTACGCTGGGTGCGCTGCTTGTTTATCGGCTCGGTACCTATATCCCGCTGCCCGGCATCGATCCCGCGGCCTGGGAGCAGGTATTCAAGTCGCAGGCCGGCGGCATTCTCGGCATGTTCAACATGTTCGCCGGCGGCGGCATCAACCGCATGGCGATCTTCGCGCTGAACATCATGCCGTACATCTCGGCATCGATCATTATCCAGCTCCTGACGACGGTATCGCCCAAGCTCGAAGCCTTGAAAAAGGAAGGCGAGGCGGGCCGCAAGACGCTGAACCAGTATACCCGCTACCTCACGGTGATTCTGGCAACATTCCAGGCCTACGGCATCGCCGTCGGCCTCCAGGGCGCCGGCAATGTTGTCAGCGAACCCGGGCTGTTCTTCCTGATTTCCACCACGGTCACGCTGACCGGCGGCACCATGTTCCTGATGTGGCTCGGCGAGCAGATCACCTCGCGCGGCATCGGCAACGGTATTTCGCTGATCATCCTGGCCGGCATCGTTGCCGAGCTGCCGTCTGCTCTCGCCAATATGCTGGAACTGGGACGCCAGGGCGCGCTGTCGACTGGCCTGATCCTGCTCGTGATCGTGATGGCGGTCGTCGTGATCGCCTTCATCGTGTTCATGGAGCGCGCGCAGCGCAGGCTTCTGATCCAGTATCCGAAGCGGCAGGTCGGCAACAAGATGTTCGAGGGCCAGTCCTCGCATCTGCCGCTCAAGCTCAACACCTCGGGCGTGATCCCGCCGATCTTCGCCTCGTCGCTGTTGCTGCTGCCCGCGACCGTTGCAAACTTCAACGCCGGCCAGGGCCCGGAATGGTTCCAGTGGCTCAACACCCAGCTCAGCCACGGCCGTCCGCTGTTCCTGATCCTCTATCTGGGCCTGATCGTGTTCTTCGCGTTCTTCTACACCGCGATCGTGTTCAACCCGACCGAGACCGCAGACAATCTGAAGAAGCATGGCGGCTTCATACCCGGCATTCGTCCGGGCGAACGCACAGCCGAGTATATCGATTACGTGCTGTCGCGCGTCACGGTGCTGGGCGCGATCTATCTGGCGATCGTCTGTCTGATTCCCGAAATCCTGATTTCCTACGCCTCGGTGCCGTTCTATTTCGGCGGAACCTCGCTTCTGATCGTCGTCAGCGTAACCATGGATACAGTGGCGCAGGTGCAGGGTTATCTGTTGGCCCATCAGTATGAGGGGCTGATCCGGAAATCCAAGCTGAGGGGCCGCCGCCGCTGA
- the rplF gene encoding 50S ribosomal protein L6, which produces MSRVGKRPVAIPSGVTATVEGQTVKVKGPKGQLQFVVHDDVEVKSESGAIKVAPKFKTNRAQAMYGTARAQVANLVEGVTKGFEKKLEITGVGYRAAMQGKNLQLALGYSHDVVYAIPEGITIAVPKPTEITISGTDSQRVGQVAAEIRAYRPPEPYKGKGVKYANEFIFRKEGKKK; this is translated from the coding sequence ATGTCACGTGTTGGCAAACGGCCTGTGGCGATCCCGTCCGGTGTGACGGCGACCGTCGAGGGACAGACCGTCAAGGTGAAGGGGCCGAAGGGCCAGCTTCAGTTCGTCGTGCATGACGACGTCGAGGTGAAGTCCGAAAGCGGGGCGATCAAGGTCGCGCCGAAGTTCAAGACCAACCGTGCGCAGGCCATGTATGGCACCGCGCGCGCGCAGGTGGCGAACCTGGTCGAGGGCGTCACCAAGGGTTTTGAGAAGAAGCTCGAGATCACCGGCGTCGGCTATCGCGCCGCGATGCAGGGCAAGAACCTGCAGCTCGCGCTCGGCTACAGCCACGACGTGGTCTATGCGATCCCGGAAGGCATCACCATCGCGGTGCCGAAGCCGACCGAGATCACGATCTCGGGCACCGATTCCCAGCGCGTCGGTCAGGTCGCCGCCGAGATCCGCGCCTACCGTCCGCCGGAGCCCTACAAGGGCAAGGGCGTGAAGTACGCCAACGAATTCATCTTCCGCAAGGAAGGCAAGAAGAAGTAA
- the rplB gene encoding 50S ribosomal protein L2, giving the protein MALKTYNPTTPGQRQLVMVDRSALYKGKPVKALTEGKLGNGGRNNTGRITVRFRGGGHKKAYRLVDFKRNKVDVPAIVERLEYDPNRTAFIALIKYQDGEQAYILAPQRLAAGDTVVAGNYVDVKPGNVMPLGNMPVGTIVHNIEMKIGKGGQIARSAGTYAQIVGRDQEYVILRLNSGEQRLVHGRCRGTIGAVSNPDHMNISIGKAGRTRWLGWRPHNRGVVMNPIDHPHGGGEGRTSGGRHPVTPWGKPTKGKKTRSNKSTNRFILLSRHKRKK; this is encoded by the coding sequence ATGGCATTGAAAACATACAATCCGACGACGCCGGGCCAGCGCCAACTGGTGATGGTCGACCGTTCGGCGCTCTACAAGGGCAAGCCGGTCAAGGCGCTGACCGAGGGCAAGCTCGGCAACGGCGGCCGCAACAACACCGGCCGCATCACCGTGCGCTTTCGCGGCGGCGGCCACAAGAAGGCCTACCGCTTGGTGGACTTCAAGCGGAACAAGGTCGACGTTCCCGCCATCGTCGAGCGGCTGGAGTATGACCCGAACCGCACCGCGTTCATCGCGCTGATCAAGTATCAGGATGGCGAGCAGGCTTACATCCTGGCGCCGCAGCGTCTGGCTGCGGGCGACACGGTGGTTGCCGGCAACTATGTCGACGTGAAGCCCGGCAATGTCATGCCGCTCGGCAACATGCCGGTCGGCACCATCGTCCACAACATCGAGATGAAGATCGGGAAGGGTGGCCAGATCGCCCGTTCCGCCGGCACCTACGCCCAGATCGTCGGCCGCGACCAGGAATACGTCATTCTGCGCCTGAACTCGGGCGAACAGCGCCTGGTGCACGGCCGTTGCCGCGGCACCATCGGTGCGGTGTCGAACCCCGATCACATGAACATTTCGATCGGCAAGGCCGGCCGCACCCGCTGGCTGGGCTGGCGTCCGCATAACCGCGGCGTCGTCATGAACCCGATCGACCATCCGCACGGCGGCGGCGAAGGCCGCACCTCGGGCGGCCGCCACCCGGTTACGCCGTGGGGCAAGCCGACCAAGGGCAAGAAGACCCGTTCGAATAAGTCGACCAATCGATTCATCCTCCTAAGCCGCCACAAGCGGAAGAAGTAA
- the rplN gene encoding 50S ribosomal protein L14: MIQMQTNLDVADNSGARRVMCIKVLGGSKRRYATVGDVIVVSIKEAIPRGKVKKGDVMKAVVVRVRKDIRRADGSVIRFDRNAAVLINNQSEPVGTRIFGPVPRELRAKNHMKIISLAPEVL, from the coding sequence ATGATTCAGATGCAGACCAACCTCGACGTGGCCGACAATTCAGGCGCACGCCGTGTCATGTGCATCAAGGTGCTGGGGGGCTCCAAGCGCCGCTATGCCACCGTGGGCGACGTTATCGTCGTGTCGATCAAGGAAGCGATTCCGCGCGGCAAGGTGAAGAAGGGCGACGTGATGAAGGCCGTCGTGGTGCGGGTCCGCAAGGACATCCGCCGCGCCGACGGTTCGGTCATCCGCTTCGACCGCAACGCCGCCGTCTTGATCAACAACCAGTCGGAGCCGGTCGGCACCCGTATCTTCGGGCCGGTGCCGCGCGAGCTTCGCGCCAAGAACCACATGAAAATCATCTCGCTTGCGCCGGAGGTGCTGTGA
- the rpsC gene encoding 30S ribosomal protein S3, whose amino-acid sequence MGQKINPIGLRLGINRTWDSRWFAGKNEYGKLLHEDVKIREILHKELKQAAVARIVIERPHKKCRVTIHSARPGVVIGKKGADIDKLRKRVADITASDVVINIVEIRKPELDATLVAESIAQQLERRVAFRRAMKRAVQSAMRLGAEGIRINCSGRLGGAEIARMEWYREGRVPLHTLRADVDYGVATAFTTFGTCGVKVWIFKGEILEHDPMAQDKKMAEGDTARPRRDTAAA is encoded by the coding sequence ATGGGTCAAAAGATCAATCCAATCGGACTGCGTCTCGGCATCAACCGCACGTGGGATTCGCGCTGGTTCGCCGGCAAGAACGAATACGGCAAGCTCTTGCACGAAGACGTCAAGATCCGCGAGATCCTGCACAAGGAGCTCAAGCAGGCGGCCGTCGCCCGCATCGTGATCGAGCGTCCGCACAAGAAGTGCCGCGTGACGATCCACTCGGCGCGTCCGGGCGTCGTGATCGGCAAGAAGGGAGCCGACATCGACAAGCTGCGCAAGCGGGTTGCCGACATCACGGCTTCCGACGTCGTCATCAACATCGTCGAAATCCGTAAGCCCGAACTCGACGCCACCCTGGTTGCCGAGTCGATTGCGCAGCAGCTCGAGCGCCGCGTCGCATTCCGCCGCGCCATGAAGCGGGCGGTGCAATCGGCGATGCGTCTTGGCGCCGAAGGCATCCGCATCAACTGCTCGGGCCGTCTCGGCGGCGCCGAAATCGCGCGCATGGAGTGGTATCGCGAGGGCCGCGTGCCGCTGCACACGCTGCGCGCCGACGTCGATTACGGCGTGGCGACGGCGTTCACCACGTTCGGTACCTGCGGCGTCAAGGTCTGGATCTTCAAGGGCGAGATCCTCGAGCACGATCCGATGGCCCAGGACAAGAAGATGGCCGAAGGCGATACCGCGCGTCCGCGCCGCGACACCGCCGCAGCGTGA
- the rpsE gene encoding 30S ribosomal protein S5 has translation MAGERERGGRERSRDREERDSEFVDKLVHINRVAKVVKGGKRFGFAALVVIGDQKGRVGFGHGKAREVPEAIRKATESAKRNLTRVALREGRTLHHDIAGRHGAGRVYLRAAPAGTGIIAGGPMRAVFETLGIQDVVAKSIGSSNPYNMVRATFDALKHQDSPRSVAARRNIKVSTLQSRRVGGDAEAVAE, from the coding sequence ATGGCAGGTGAACGCGAACGCGGCGGACGCGAACGGAGCAGGGATCGCGAGGAGCGCGACAGCGAGTTCGTCGACAAGCTCGTCCACATCAATCGCGTGGCGAAGGTCGTCAAGGGCGGCAAGCGCTTCGGCTTTGCGGCGCTGGTTGTAATCGGCGACCAGAAGGGCCGCGTCGGTTTCGGCCACGGCAAGGCGCGCGAAGTGCCCGAGGCGATCCGCAAGGCGACCGAGTCGGCCAAGCGCAATTTGACCCGCGTGGCGCTGCGCGAAGGCCGCACGCTGCATCACGACATTGCCGGCCGTCACGGCGCCGGCCGCGTCTACCTGCGCGCCGCTCCGGCCGGTACCGGCATCATCGCCGGCGGCCCGATGCGCGCGGTGTTCGAGACGCTCGGAATCCAGGACGTGGTGGCGAAGTCGATCGGCTCGTCGAATCCCTACAACATGGTTCGCGCGACCTTCGACGCGCTGAAGCATCAGGATTCGCCGCGTTCGGTTGCGGCGCGCCGCAACATCAAGGTGTCCACGCTGCAATCGCGCCGTGTCGGCGGCGACGCCGAAGCGGTGGCTGAATAA
- the rpmC gene encoding 50S ribosomal protein L29: MAPMKVEDIRTMSDDQREDAVLNLKKERFNLRFQRATGQLENTSRLREARRDIARIKTIAAQVRAKKK; this comes from the coding sequence ATGGCCCCGATGAAAGTTGAAGACATCCGCACGATGAGCGACGACCAGAGGGAGGATGCCGTCCTCAATCTGAAGAAGGAACGCTTCAACCTGCGTTTCCAGCGCGCCACCGGGCAGTTGGAAAACACCTCGCGGCTGCGCGAAGCCCGCCGCGATATCGCCCGCATCAAGACCATCGCCGCGCAGGTTCGCGCGAAGAAGAAGTAA
- the rpsN gene encoding 30S ribosomal protein S14, giving the protein MAKKSSIEKNNRRKRMAKNAAPARAKLKAIIADKTKPMEERFAATLKLAQMPRNSSTTRIRNRCELTGRPRSNYRKNKLSRIALRELGSKGLVPGLVKSSW; this is encoded by the coding sequence ATGGCAAAGAAGAGTTCGATCGAGAAGAACAACCGGCGCAAGCGGATGGCCAAGAACGCCGCGCCTGCGCGCGCGAAGCTGAAGGCGATCATCGCCGACAAGACCAAGCCGATGGAAGAGCGGTTCGCGGCGACGCTGAAGCTCGCCCAGATGCCGCGCAACTCGTCGACCACGCGGATTCGCAACCGCTGCGAACTGACCGGCCGCCCGCGCTCGAACTACCGCAAGAACAAGCTTTCCCGCATCGCGCTGCGTGAACTCGGCTCCAAGGGCCTGGTTCCCGGGCTCGTGAAGTCGAGCTGGTAA
- the rplV gene encoding 50S ribosomal protein L22 codes for MSKPKRERSLADNEAKAVARMLRVSPQKLNLVAQLIRGRKASAALADLQFSRKRIAVDVKKCLESAIANAENNHDLEVDDLVVAEAHVGNGIVMKRFSPRGRGRSGRIYKPFSHLTIVVRQVEAEASA; via the coding sequence ATGAGCAAACCAAAGCGCGAACGTAGCCTCGCGGACAACGAGGCCAAGGCAGTCGCCCGGATGCTGCGCGTCAGCCCGCAGAAGCTCAATCTTGTCGCGCAATTGATCCGCGGCCGGAAGGCGTCTGCTGCGCTCGCCGACCTGCAGTTCTCGCGCAAGCGGATCGCGGTCGACGTCAAGAAGTGCCTGGAATCGGCGATCGCGAACGCCGAGAATAACCATGACCTCGAGGTCGACGATCTCGTCGTCGCCGAGGCCCATGTCGGCAACGGCATCGTCATGAAGCGTTTTTCGCCCCGCGGCCGTGGCCGTTCGGGCCGTATCTATAAACCGTTCTCGCACCTGACCATCGTGGTTCGTCAGGTCGAGGCCGAGGCAAGCGCTTAA
- the rpsM gene encoding 30S ribosomal protein S13, producing MARIAGVNIPTNKRVLIALQYIHGIGQKNASEIMEKVKIPTDRRVSQLSDQEVLQIREVIDRDYLVEGDLRRETGINIKRLMDLGCYRGLRHRRGLPVRGQRTHTNARTRKGPAKSIAGKKK from the coding sequence GTGGCCCGTATAGCCGGCGTGAATATCCCGACCAACAAGCGCGTTCTGATCGCGCTCCAGTACATCCATGGCATCGGCCAGAAGAACGCGTCCGAGATCATGGAGAAGGTCAAGATCCCGACTGATCGTCGCGTCAGCCAGTTGAGCGACCAGGAAGTCCTGCAGATCCGCGAAGTCATCGACCGCGACTATCTCGTCGAGGGCGACCTTCGCCGCGAGACCGGCATCAACATCAAACGTCTGATGGACCTCGGCTGCTATCGCGGTCTGCGTCATCGCCGCGGACTTCCGGTGCGCGGTCAACGCACCCACACCAATGCGCGCACGCGCAAGGGCCCGGCCAAGTCAATCGCCGGCAAGAAGAAGTAA
- the rpsH gene encoding 30S ribosomal protein S8 has protein sequence MSTHDPISDLITRIRNAQMRSKSKVSTPGSKMRASVLEVLKAEGYIRGYASVEHASGRSELEIELKYFDGEPVIREIERVSKPGRRVYASVKNLPRVNNGLGISVLSTPKGIMADHAARDANVGGEVLFTVF, from the coding sequence ATGTCAACGCACGATCCGATCTCCGATCTCATCACCCGCATCCGCAACGCGCAGATGCGTTCGAAGTCCAAGGTCTCGACCCCGGGCTCGAAGATGCGCGCCAGCGTGCTCGAAGTGCTGAAGGCCGAGGGCTACATCCGCGGCTATGCCAGCGTGGAGCATGCTTCGGGCCGGAGCGAACTCGAGATCGAATTGAAGTATTTCGACGGCGAGCCCGTCATTCGCGAGATCGAGCGGGTCTCGAAGCCGGGCCGTCGGGTTTACGCCTCGGTGAAGAACCTGCCGCGCGTGAACAACGGTCTCGGCATTTCGGTGTTGTCGACGCCGAAGGGAATCATGGCCGACCACGCCGCGCGAGACGCGAATGTGGGCGGCGAAGTTCTCTTCACGGTGTTCTGA
- the rplX gene encoding 50S ribosomal protein L24, whose product MAAKIRKGDKVMVMTGRDKGRTGEVFEVRPAENKALVRGVNMVKRHQKQTQNQEGGIISKESPIHLSNLAYVGKDGKPTRVGFKIQADGKKVRIAKSSGAEIDG is encoded by the coding sequence ATGGCCGCCAAGATCCGGAAAGGTGACAAGGTCATGGTGATGACCGGTCGCGACAAGGGTCGCACCGGCGAAGTATTCGAGGTCCGCCCCGCCGAGAACAAGGCGCTGGTGCGCGGCGTCAACATGGTGAAGCGTCACCAGAAGCAGACCCAGAACCAGGAAGGCGGCATCATCTCCAAGGAGTCGCCGATCCACCTGTCCAACCTTGCCTATGTCGGCAAGGACGGAAAGCCGACCCGCGTCGGCTTCAAGATTCAGGCCGATGGCAAGAAGGTACGCATTGCCAAGAGCTCGGGAGCAGAGATCGATGGCTGA
- the rplP gene encoding 50S ribosomal protein L16, with protein MMQPKKTKFRKAHKGRIHGVATSGATLSFGQFGLKAMAPERVTARQIEAARRALTRHMKRAGRVWIRVFPDVPVSKKPAEVRMGSGKGTPELWVARVKPGRVIFEIDGVNVQTAKEALTLAAAKLPIKTRFVARIAE; from the coding sequence ATGATGCAACCAAAGAAAACGAAGTTCCGGAAGGCGCATAAGGGCCGTATCCACGGCGTTGCGACTTCGGGTGCGACGTTGTCGTTCGGCCAGTTCGGCCTGAAGGCGATGGCGCCCGAGCGCGTCACTGCCCGCCAGATCGAAGCCGCGCGCCGCGCGCTGACCCGCCACATGAAGCGCGCCGGCCGCGTCTGGATCCGCGTATTCCCGGACGTGCCGGTGTCGAAGAAGCCCGCCGAAGTCCGCATGGGCTCCGGCAAGGGCACGCCGGAATTGTGGGTGGCGCGGGTCAAGCCCGGCCGGGTGATTTTCGAGATCGACGGCGTCAACGTGCAGACCGCGAAGGAAGCGCTGACGCTCGCCGCCGCCAAGCTGCCGATCAAGACGCGCTTCGTCGCGCGCATTGCGGAGTAA
- the rplE gene encoding 50S ribosomal protein L5 yields the protein MADTAYVPRLRAEYDKSIRGKLTEQFGYANVMQVPRLDKVVLNMGVGDAVNDRKKAETAAAELTLIAGQKAIVTYSRIAIATFKLRENQPIGCKVTLRKAKMYEFIDRLVNVALPRVRDFRGLNPKSFDGRGNYSLGLKEHIIFPEIDFDKVSEARGMDITVCTTAKTDDEARALLTAFNFPFRQ from the coding sequence ATGGCTGATACCGCTTACGTGCCGCGCCTGCGCGCGGAGTACGACAAGAGCATTCGCGGCAAGCTGACCGAACAGTTCGGCTATGCCAACGTCATGCAGGTGCCGCGGCTGGACAAGGTCGTGCTCAACATGGGCGTCGGCGATGCTGTTAACGACCGCAAAAAGGCCGAGACCGCGGCTGCCGAACTGACGCTGATCGCCGGCCAGAAGGCAATCGTGACCTATTCGCGGATCGCGATCGCGACCTTCAAGCTGCGCGAGAACCAGCCGATCGGCTGCAAGGTCACGCTGCGCAAGGCCAAGATGTACGAGTTCATCGATCGCCTGGTGAACGTGGCGCTGCCGCGCGTGCGTGACTTCCGTGGTCTCAATCCGAAGAGCTTCGACGGCCGCGGCAACTACTCGCTCGGCCTCAAGGAGCACATCATTTTCCCCGAAATCGATTTCGACAAGGTTTCGGAAGCCCGCGGCATGGACATCACGGTCTGCACCACGGCGAAGACCGACGACGAGGCGCGCGCCTTGTTGACCGCATTCAATTTCCCGTTCCGGCAGTGA